TGCCAACTTCCGCGCTATTTCTCAGCTTGCAGGCAATGCTCCAGCCCATCAAAAATAGGGACGGTCCGGGACCCGGCCGGTATCACGGCGTCGGTATGTGGGGCCGACTTTCGGGCCGGGGTCCCATCGCCGGCAACAAGCCGCGATCCCGGGCTGATAAGGAAGTAATAAAATCTCATCGTTTTTTCCAAGAGGACACATTTCAGGACTAGATCCAGTCCAGTCCGGATTGCCTCGAGTCAAGACCGGGTCAGTCAGATGTCACAGCACCGCTATTGACCATGACTTCCGCACTGATACCATTATCTCTTACTACTCCTATCACGGTCCAGTATCCCTGTTTATCTCGACCTGGCCATGCTCCCCCAGAGCCACACCATCCTCGGGTGTAACCATGAAATCCTCCATGTTGAGTCCCTCAGCCAACTGCATAATCTCCCCGGGCGACAAGATATACCCTCCATGAGAGCCCAGCAGTCCCCAAGGGGAAGTCTCATCCACATACGCAACGTCTGTCGTTGCTGTTTGATCAGGTATATCCATTCCCCGCCTCAGTATGGGCTCTTCCTGGAATTGCAACGGTGAAGGGTTCGTCTTGGATCCGGAGTCAAGGTACGATGTCATGATCTGCTCCAAGCGTTGTAGCTCTCGTTTTCGAAGTGGTGTTGCTGGACTGCCTTTTGCAATCATTGTGTCGAATATTCCGTGTGCAGTTGCAAGCCAGGTTTGGTCTGGCACGAAACCGGGTGATACTGCGTCGATAACGTAGAGGAGAAaggctgatgagaagaccGTCTCCATTTGAAACGGCAGAAAGGAGTCTGGGTATTAGGGGTCAGATCAGTCCATCGAATGGGAAGGTTGACTTCTTACCTAGAAGATTTTCATCTCCGAGTGCTCGTAACGTCTTTAGAATGTTCAAGGCTGAATGAACACACGACTGCAGCAACGAACTGATGGGACCATCAGGTATGGTTCGGTCTCCATCACTCCCAGTCAATCGTCTTTGCAAGACACACATGACCAAAGGTCGAGTTGTTAAAACAACACACTGGCCTCATTAGCGTCGAATATAGTATGAAAGAGGTGCTACTTGCGTGATGATACGAAAGAATCAACCTTGTGGCGATCTTTGAAGAGCGAATGTTTGTTTTCTGAAGCCTCGTCTCGAGAAACGCGGTGATATCTCTCGAAACGTCCGCAAGACTGTGTAGCACCGATTGCGTATCATTGAGTAGAGTCCCGTCAAAGTTTCTGTCAACTCCATAAACGCCTAGATGCCATCAATAAAGATTTCCACAAACACAGGAATACTGGTTCCGTACCGTTCAGTATTGTCGCTGTTAGACGAGACATGCGAATCTGCAGCGTGAGGGCATCGGCCCTTAGAGAACCGCCGATATCGGAGGGCAGCTTTGTTGTGATGTCTTCATCTCTGATGGAACTCGGGGCTCCGACCAAAGGGCCGTATTCTCGATCAATGATGTACGAGATCCAAAAAATCGTGTTGCAGCGTTTCGAGTGCTGCTCGCCAACATCTTCTGGTGGCATGTGTCTATGCCATCCTTCAATGATTGCGAGACGCAATCCTTGCCCAATCTACTCAGTATTAGATCATCACATTTGACTAAAAAAGGAGGTCGAACTGCTGTACTCACAACCTGAAATGCCATCAGTCGCAAGTCAACCGCTTGGAGGTACAAAGCCGCTAGACAATGAGCTTGTACCACCGCCAACGattccttgtccttgtctaGCGGAATGAGACTTGGTATCAATGATAACCCTCGTGAAGCATATTTGATGCCCGGAACGCCCTTGTTTGAGCCAGTGTTCAAAAAGGCTTCACCAAATGCCAGCACTAGCAAAAACTGTGAATACCAGAACCTCGACCGATAAGCCTCTCCTGCAGGATCTTTGTAGAAGCGCTCGACCTGCTCACGGAAGGACTCATGGTCGATGATTTCGTAGAGCGATCCGAGATGGTACTGAACCGTGGACAATAGATAGAGCGCATACTCGCATGATGGGAGCCCCGAAACGTCTGGCTGATCATACAACCCGACAGGACTCCAGGTCAGattgatggtctcgaggtcCCAGGGGTAAACTGGAGGTTCCGGCTTGGGCATGCAGCTcccgatgatggcgaggacaCGCCTGCAAAAGGCCCAAGACGACGTTGGTCCCATATACCCTATCGACGTAATTAATTAGAGTAAATCTCAAAAATACACGGCCTCCTTACAGAATTTGCCGTGAGGATCACGGGCAAATACTTCTCCGTTGTCGACAAGCGGGTTGCGATTGAACTCGGGGGAGTTCAATGCAGGGTCAACTTGGCAGGGGACCTGAGTGCTGCTCCCAGCCGTATCTGAATGGCCCTGGGTGTGTGATGAGCGCTCTGTTGGGCTCAGAATCGCCGGGTCGATACCGCTGAGCTGTTCCGACGGAATGGTTGACCGCGGCGGCGTCATGGCCggctgctgtggctgaaGACTCTGTTCTTGAAGATTTTGCTCTTGTACCCGGGCTTCCAGCGACTGAAGATAGCTACAGCCAATGTTAGCTAGGCCCAAGCGAAGAGTGAGTCAGTCTGCTTCCCTTATCGGGACGGTTGTCCGCATGTCTTCAGGCCTGAAGTAGCATTCGTGCCTCTTTCTTTGACACCGTGCACATGGAGCCGAGCCTGAGCATCGAACCTTCATGTCACGGCATCGAGCGCATCTATAACAACAGTCAGTCGAGGGAACAGTATCTCCGTGATAGGTCACTGACGCGCGCAAACATCGCCGGCGGTTCATCTCTTCCGGATGGCTGAAGCTGTGTGGAACGACGCAGTATAGGAGACTGGTAGCTATCAAGGCAGAGCGATaatgaaggaggaggccggtTCGTGTCAAGACGGACCGatcgcaaggccaagaccagaaGCTAGACCATTTTCTGGGCTTGAATGCTGACGTAACCTAGACAGGCAAGCCTTCGAGGTGTTGACTTGAGCTCACAATCATCCGCAAATGGAGGCAGATGTATTCTTTATATTGCTTGACCTGGCTTTAGTAACTGTCCAAGTTTATTCAAAGGCCTACATGGGCACTCTATCTCAGAAGGTAATTGTGCAATTGAGGCCGATAGAACATGGTGTACCCAGTGGATGCTGTGACGGGCTGGtacaagaccatcaacctGTAAATTAACGAAGAGTAATTGGAAGAGGCAATTATATAAGATGGTAAGAGAATTTATTGGCAGGCAAGGCTGTGCCCATCCGAATATACTGCAACTGGGCCTCCAGCAAGAAACGACCCCGTACCTCCGGGAGTCGGAGATACCGAGCCGACCGGTCCGGGCCCACTTCGGTATACTCGGTACCAAGAGGAGACGGACTCATTCCCTCACAAAATACGAGGATTAACACTTCTTTATACGGCAATATGATCCTAAGGAATCATTCCGAAGCAATAGCAGACTGATCTATTGTCTGTTGCAATGCTGAAGGGTAACGGTGAGCGATCCCACTGGATGCGGCGAGTGGCATTGTCAATTCAAGACAGCAGAATGGGGGTATCAATTCATCAATCCCTGGCTCATGTTCTCATTGACAGAACAAGTAACAAGACTGAGATAACACTCCAATTTCTCCTTCCGGCGATTTTCCATTAAAGCGCATTCCCTACCACTCGATGACTTGattctccatcttcaaacTCTGAGACCATAACCTTGCCAACCCATTCAAAACCACTTGACGCCATCGCGGCGTGTCATGTAACGCAGTTCGCATCCTTGTATACCTTGCACTGCTCCGACGCCATTTTACCCTGTCATAGACACTTTCCACCACCAATTACCACCCGCTCATTGTCGCGCGTCATTCCAGACGCAGGACTCTTGCCCAGGCaccatgttgacgatggcaccCAAATAACCAATTCGCCCAATGTGATCGGAAAGGCTATTTTCCAGTTCTTCTTCGAGGCGATTACgcgccctcctcgtcatcgccaaTGCGAATCGCTCCCTCGGTACCAGCTCCATGAGCCCAGTAGCCACCAACCTCGGGGGTCGTCTCGCGGTTCTGACGAGCAGCCGTAATTAgccaaaggccaaggatggccttggcaaggaCATCGAGGACGGCGTAGATGATGATCTCGGTGCCGACCTTGACCCTCCAAGCACCGCCAGCAGCACCCCAGACCCTGTAATCGTTAGCATGCAACACAGCATTTAAGGAAATCACTTACACAACGTAGATGGTCCAGAGAATGAGGGCAAAAGTGGCGAGGGAGCCAAACAGTCGGGAGACCTTGGTACcacgagctcgagaagctctaGCACCATGGATAGAGACATGCCAGATGGTGAAGAGATAGGCAATGCAACTGATGGCATACCATCCCCATTTCTGAGCAGTATTCGCATGACCAATAGCAGCAAAAAGACCCGTAAGCATCATGATAACATTCGCCACAATAGCCATGACGGTATGCgctccatcaacaccagccaCCAGACAAAGCTCGAGAACCAGGATGGGAGTTGTGATGGCCCAGTCCACAAAACGAGCCCAGTAGACCTGACGGCACACATCGTGGAACGTATCGGGAATGTGCTTGTGGTGATCTCGGACGCTGACGCAGTTAAAGGTGGACGCATGCCCGGAGGCCATGGCAAAGTAGGCGAGCgcggagatgatggtggtcaGGGTGGTGAGGAAGTAAAAGATGCGACGCTGGACGGCGACGTTCCACGAGAGGAGGGCGAAGACGGCGGAagccaccaccatcatgaagaagagaacCCATAGAGCGCGGATTCCATTGTGCCCGGCTGTCTCGTAATGAGTCGGCTCAGCTGGGAATTGTTAGTGTGAAGCCCATTCGAGTGAAGCCATTCGCTCTAGAACATACGAATGACGGTCGGGATCGGCCCAACgggcttggtcttgatggcctcaatcACAGAATCCATTGTATCGTTTTCGAATCTCCTCTGAATATTCAAGTTGTCAAGAGCTCAAAGACTACAGAACACAACCCCCCAAGGCAAAGCGGGCAAACAGGCATTTAAGAGGCAAACGCAGCATGCCAGTCCTCTGCGCCTCCTGTAAGCAAACAAACGTCATCCATGACATGTAGATTGGCAAACGACGTTGCAGAAAAGCAGGTATTGATGCGGGGGAGCAGCAGGATCGCGACGTGTCTAGGCGGGCTTCGCGTGTGTACGGCGTCACCATAACGTAATCTGGTAGGACGAGGTGATGTTGAGTTGTTTGCTTTTTGGGAGCTGATGCACGTGTTTCGTCAGGTGACGTTGATGGATGTTATAATTGTATTGTAATTGTGCTCTAGAGATGATAATTTGTGTAAGCTTGTGATAATGGTGTAGTCCTTCCACATGATTGTCAGTAGCTGTGTGGTGTTAGCTGACCGAAGCCATGGCGGGAATGGCTTCACGATACCCTCACTGCCCTCGCGGCAGAGGCGTCACAAACGAGCAACCGATGGAACGTTCAAGAAAATTTTGTCCTGCATATTTTGCAGATCCATCGTTTCAAGAAAATACCTTAATGCAAAAAGCTTGGAAGAGGGCCGGCAGCCAGGAACTCATTGCAACATGGATGGTCCAGACTCTGAGGATTTGGTTCAGCCTCAAACAGGGAAGCTACTGCAGCTGCTATGCCTTTTTGAAGATAACTTGGCACCTTGGTCCTTCAGGCATGAACACTACTTTTTTAGTCGTGAATGGCTGCCCTCTCCTTTGCCCCGGAGTGTCCGAACTCGCAAGCTTGTGAGGAGCTTCAGAAGCTTATCGCCCACCCTACGAGGACCTTGGTCCAGAGGTCTTGCCCAGTTTAGACAGCAGCTCATCGGTATGGAACATGGTTCTTCCACGGGTTGTCGTCATTGTGTTCACTGCCTTGTGCAGATCTTTGGCTGTGAGGAATGGAATCTCGATCGCTCTTTGATCGTCTGTTCCGAAGCCGCCTGAGTCAATGTGCAGGTCAGACGAGTCAGCCCTTGTCTCATGTTGGACGGAAGTCTCCCCTCTCTTCCGTGAAACAGGCAGATAAAAAATACTGGCACTCGAAGCTCAGTCTAACAATGCAATACTGTGCATAGCCCGCATTTAAAAAGAAACTTTTATCGTGGTAGATCACGTTGAAGCTTCAACATCGGACCACGATGGAACCGTAGCCACCCGCTCACGTTTTCTCATCTCGCTTACACTTTTGACCtttcctccccttcctcccCGCAAATTCCCCAGACTTTTTTCTCGTCTGAATCAGCTGCCGAGCATCGGCCCGCGTGAACTGCACAAAGGATGCAAAGAATTGCGGAGGATCCAATAGAAGAGGACTCACAGCCTTGTTGACATGTGAAATGCGGGATAATTGATTACGCTGTGGCGGGGATGAGGACCCGCTCAGGC
This genomic interval from Fusarium keratoplasticum isolate Fu6.1 chromosome 9, whole genome shotgun sequence contains the following:
- a CDS encoding Fungal-trans domain-containing protein, producing the protein MFARMRSMPYLQSLEARVQEQNLQEQSLQPQQPAMTPPRSTIPSEQLSGIDPAILSPTERSSHTQGHSDTAGSSTQVPCQVDPALNSPEFNRNPLVDNGEVFARDPHGKFWYMGPTSSWAFCRRVLAIIGSCMPKPEPPVYPWDLETINLTWSPVGLYDQPDVSGLPSCEYALYLLSTVQYHLGSLYEIIDHESFREQVERFYKDPAGEAYRSRFWYSQFLLVLAFGEAFLNTGSNKGVPGIKYASRGLSLIPSLIPLDKDKESLAVVQAHCLAALYLQAVDLRLMAFQVIGQGLRLAIIEGWHRHMPPEDVGEQHSKRCNTIFWISYIIDREYGPLVGAPSSIRDEDITTKLPSDIGGSLRADALTLQIRMSRLTATILNGVYGVDRNFDGTLLNDTQSVLHSLADVSRDITAFLETRLQKTNIRSSKIATRLILSYHHCVVLTTRPLVMCVLQRRLTGSDGDRTIPDGPISSLLQSCVHSALNILKTLRALGDENLLDSFLPFQMETVFSSAFLLYVIDAVSPGFVPDQTWLATAHGIFDTMIAKGSPATPLRKRELQRLEQIMTSYLDSGSKTNPSPLQFQEEPILRRGMDIPDQTATTDVAYVDETSPWGLLGSHGGYILSPGEIMQLAEGLNMEDFMVTPEDGVALGEHGQVEINRDTGP
- a CDS encoding Opsin-1; translation: MDSVIEAIKTKPVGPIPTVIPEPTHYETAGHNGIRALWVLFFMMVVASAVFALLSWNVAVQRRIFYFLTTLTTIISALAYFAMASGHASTFNCVSVRDHHKHIPDTFHDVCRQVYWARFVDWAITTPILVLELCLVAGVDGAHTVMAIVANVIMMLTGLFAAIGHANTAQKWGWYAISCIAYLFTIWHVSIHGARASRARGTKVSRLFGSLATFALILWTIYVVVWGAAGGAWRVKVGTEIIIYAVLDVLAKAILGLWLITAARQNRETTPEVGGYWAHGAGTEGAIRIGDDEEGA